The Candidatus Hydrogenedentota bacterium genome includes the window AGCCGCGCCTCGTCGTGCCAGCCCCAGGCCACACCCACGGCGTGGACCCGCGCGCGCCGCGCCTCCACCATGTCCCCCCGCGTGTCGCCAATATACCATGCCCGGCGGCCCGGCTCACGCCGCAGGACCATCCGGATTTTCTTCACCTTGCTCGTCTCCTGGTCCGCGCCAATCACGCTCCGCACCCCCTCCACCCCGTAGTCCGCCAAAAAACCGGCCACCGTCTCTGTGGCGTTCGAGGTGATGATGTGCAGCGGGTGTCGCGTTGCCAGCCGCCCAATCAACTCCGGCATGCCCGGAAAGGGACGGATGCGACGGTTCGCCTCCACCATGCGCGGACGGAACTGCTCCGCCAGTTGACGCAGACGCCGCAGGGGAAAGCCCGCGCGGACCAGTTGCAGTGCCAGATTGTGGTCGAAAAGCCGCAAAAACGCCTCCCGCGAGTTCAGCCGGTCAAAACCCATCTCCGCGCAGGCGCGGGTGAACTCCTCGAAGTACACCGCCTCTGAGTCGGCGATGACCCCGTCATAGTCAAACAGGAGTACCTCCCCGACAGGCGTGCGGCGTCTGAACCAGCGGGTGATCATGGGCCTATCTGCCCTATCTGCCCTATCTGCTCCATTTTTGCCATCGTCTTATCGTCTCATCCGTCCGATCCGTC containing:
- a CDS encoding HAD family hydrolase, with translation MITRWFRRRTPVGEVLLFDYDGVIADSEAVYFEEFTRACAEMGFDRLNSREAFLRLFDHNLALQLVRAGFPLRRLRQLAEQFRPRMVEANRRIRPFPGMPELIGRLATRHPLHIITSNATETVAGFLADYGVEGVRSVIGADQETSKVKKIRMVLRREPGRRAWYIGDTRGDMVEARRARVHAVGVAWGWHDEARLRSAHPVCVARTQGELLGWFDRPVVSLDEIE